The Gammaproteobacteria bacterium genome contains the following window.
TACCGAGGAAGTCTTCGCAAATTATGCGTAATCATTTTATAGTGGCTTTGCTATAACAGGAGGACGGCGCTTCCTCCACATGGCTCAAGCCAGGGGTTTCCGCGCCGGAAATGCTGGATGAACTTTTGGGAATCGCTCGCCAGTCGCTTATTCAGATTGGTCTTTGGTTGGTACTTAGCCTTAGCCATTGGCGTGACCGCCGCGCAATTGGCTGTGGAATATGTCGCGATCAACCGCACGATCGCCAGCGACCTGAATTCGCTAGGACAATCCTTCGGGCACAGCGTAGCCGAAGCCTTGTGGGCATTCGACCGTCCGCTCTTGGGGTCGATGGTTCATGGTATCGCCCAAGTGACTATCGTCACCGGCGTTAGCGTGGAAGCCGACCACGACAACATCACCATGACCACGGGGCAAATTCCTCCCCCTGATAATTCGGACAGGTTGGGCCTCTTTTCCCGTTATCAATACAGCATAATACCGTTGGAATTGACCCTGCCCCAGGGCACCGAGTCATTAGGGCGGCTGACGATTTATTCCGATCGCCAGGTTGCCCTTGACCGGATTAAGGATAGCTTCTCGGTTATCCTGATTAATTCCCTGATCAAAACCGCCGGCTTGTGGGTAATTTTCTATCTGGTCATCCACAAGGGACTATCGCATCCGCTGAACCAACTCACTAAAGCCATATCGCATTTGGATTTCGCCGATGATCAGAATCCGGTATTCCTGAATTATGGCCACCCCGATGAATTAGGCCAGTTGATAGTCGCCATGCATCGGATGCAAGAACGCCTAGCGGTGGCGCATAGGGCACTTGAGCAGTCGAATCGGGATCTGGAAATTAAAGTCGCGGATCGCACCCGTGAATTGGAAGCCTCCGAGGCCGAACAAAAACGGATCGCCCAGCATTACCGTACCCTGACCGAGACCATGAAAGACGTGGTCTGGGTCCTAGATACCGAGACCCTTTATTTCACCTATCTCAGCCCGTCGGTGCTGTGGCTGCGCGGATATAGCGCCGCAGAGATCATGGCGGTACCGCTTTATCATGCCCTAACGCCCGAGGATGCAAGTTTTCGGATTAATCGGATGCGGGCAAACGTTGACGCCTTCGTCACTGGACGCGAACCGCCTGATCGGTTTTACATTGAGGAAGTTGAACAGCCTTGCAAGGACGGTCGGTTCGTCTGGACTGAGGTGATCATGAATTATTACCGAGACGAAGACACCGGGCATGTTTGTCTCAAGGGGGTGACCCGCGACATCACGCAGCGCAAGGCCCAGGAGCGGGCGTTACAAGAAGCGAAAACGCTGGCGGAAACCGCCAACCGCGCTAAGTCAGAATTCCTGGCCAATATGAGCCATGAAATTCGCACACCGATGAACGCTATCATCGGGTTGTCCAGTCTGGCGCTAGATCTCAACTTGCCCCCGAAACTCCACGATTATCTGAACAAAATCAGTATTTCGGCCAAGGCGCTGCTCTCGATCCTCAATGACATCCTTGACTACTCCAAGGTCGAAGCCGGGCGACTCCAACTCGAAGCCACGGCATTCGTCCTGAAAGAATTTTTGGCAAATATTGCCAATCTTTTTACGATACAAGCAGAGCAGCAAAACCTGGAACTAACGTTTGAGGTAGCACCCGAGGTACCAGAACGGCTTATTGGCGACCATTTGCGGTTGGGACAGGTGCTAACCAATTTAGTCGGTAACGCCATCAAATTCACTGCATCGGGGAAAATACGGGTTCAGGTGGAACAGGTCGATATCGCAACGGGTTTCGCAACCCTATGCTTTGCCGTTCGGGATACGGGCATCGGGATGAGCGCGGATCAGGTTAAGTGCCTATTTCAGCCTTTCACTCAGGCGGATGGCTCCATCACGCGACGATTTGGCGGTACCGGCCTGGGGTTGGCCATTAGCCAACGGCTAGTCGAGTTGATGGGCGGAAAGATTGTTGTTACTAGCACCTTGGGCCAGGGTAGCGAGTTTAGTTTTACGATTCGCCTAGCCATTCCCGAGGAAATGCCAGTCTCGCATCCCGCCACGATATATGAACCCACGGCGGCGATTCGCGGTGCCCGTATCCTGTTGGTCGACGACAACGAGATCAACCAGCAAGTAGCACGGGAAATCTTGGAACGATGGGGATTTTTTGTCATCGTGGCCGGCGACGGTGAACAGGCGCTGACGGTTTTAGAGGCGTCCGTCCCCGTCGATCTCGTGCTTATGGATGTTCAGATGCCGGTCATGGACGGCCTAGAAGCCACACGTCGGATTCGTCG
Protein-coding sequences here:
- a CDS encoding two-component system, sensor histidine kinase and response regulator — protein: MNFWESLASRLFRLVFGWYLALAIGVTAAQLAVEYVAINRTIASDLNSLGQSFGHSVAEALWAFDRPLLGSMVHGIAQVTIVTGVSVEADHDNITMTTGQIPPPDNSDRLGLFSRYQYSIIPLELTLPQGTESLGRLTIYSDRQVALDRIKDSFSVILINSLIKTAGLWVIFYLVIHKGLSHPLNQLTKAISHLDFADDQNPVFLNYGHPDELGQLIVAMHRMQERLAVAHRALEQSNRDLEIKVADRTRELEASEAEQKRIAQHYRTLTETMKDVVWVLDTETLYFTYLSPSVLWLRGYSAAEIMAVPLYHALTPEDASFRINRMRANVDAFVTGREPPDRFYIEEVEQPCKDGRFVWTEVIMNYYRDEDTGHVCLKGVTRDITQRKAQERALQEAKTLAETANRAKSEFLANMSHEIRTPMNAIIGLSSLALDLNLPPKLHDYLNKISISAKALLSILNDILDYSKVEAGRLQLEATAFVLKEFLANIANLFTIQAEQQNLELTFEVAPEVPERLIGDHLRLGQVLTNLVGNAIKFTASGKIRVQVEQVDIATGFATLCFAVRDTGIGMSADQVKCLFQPFTQADGSITRRFGGTGLGLAISQRLVELMGGKIVVTSTLGQGSEFSFTIRLAIPEEMPVSHPATIYEPTAAIRGARILLVDDNEINQQVAREILERWGFFVIVAGDGEQALTVLEASVPVDLVLMDVQMPVMDGLEATRRIRRNERLHGLPVIAMTAAVLARDQAECFESGMNDHIAKPILPEQLLQMLERWIVPGQRNPVVRMEEESQFGADTLPNQLPGFDLDLAIQRMSGNRDLLVNLLRQFGKQFATASETIMGLIAQNQHKEAAQQIHQIKGTAGNLGAMELHRHAETLERELKNGQLSVNQTAFDQALGVVLASISTLSSSSPPESTDVPYDWPRATALIKELRTLLDEGEFIPLELVSELQEALPNPLMRDDLARFKDQVATLDYSAASEIMARLISYCAKSQYATVYH